In Paenibacillus stellifer, the DNA window CATTTTAATCGATTCCGGCGAGATATTCGCCATTTGCTTCGCCATATCGTTGGCGTTCGTCATGGCCCCGCCCTGGTTCGTTGTCGCCAGCACCTTCATCAGCTCGTACTGCAGGGTTGTCAGATTCGCCTTGCTGCCGTTGTACAGGTAGGTCGAGAACCATTCATTCCACTGGCCCACTGCCAGGAACAGCGCGATTGTCGCCAGAACCGGCTTGCAGAGCGGCATGATGATTTTGTAGTAGATCTTGAAATCGTTAGCGCCGTCAAGCTTGGCCGATTCCTGAAGGGCATAGGGCAGACCGTCCATGAAGGAACGAATGACGAATACGTTGAAGGCGGATACGGCGCCGGGGAGAATGTAGACCCAGAAGCTGCCGATCAGGTTCAGCTGTCTCATCAGAATGTACACCGGAACCATGCCGCCGGAGACATACATCGTCATAGCCAGGAAGACCGAGACTGCTTTTCTGGCTTTGAACTCCTGCCGGCTGAGCGTGAACGCCAGCATGGAGGAGCTGATCAATCCGACGATCGTCCCGAACACGGTGCGGAGCACCGAGATTTTGAAGCCTTGAATAAGGCCGGTATAGCTGAAGATGCGTTCGTAGTTCTCAAGCGTCCATGCCCGCGGCCAGATGTAAATGCCGCCCCTTACCGTGTCGACCGACTCATTCAAAGAAATGGCCAGCACGTTCAGAAAGGGGTACAGGGTGACAATCATCACGAGTGCAAGGAAGACGTACAGCAGCACATCGAACAGCCGCTCCCCTTTTGTCATATTAAAAGCTTTCGTGTTCATCTCTTGAGTCCCCCTTCCTACATAATGCTTTCTTTGGTAAATTTCTTCATCAGGCCGTTAGCGCTCAGGAGCAGAATGATACTGACAACCGAGGTGAACATACTGATGGCGGTACCATAGGAGAAGTGTCCGATTTGTATACCGTATTTAAGCGCGTATATGTCAAGGACTTCCGAATAGTCGGTAACCAGGTTGTTGCTCAACTGGAACTGCTTCTCGAAACCGATTCCGATCAGATGGCCGATGGACATGATCAGCAGCACCATGACGGTGGAACGGATGCCCGGCAGCGTGATATGGAACATCTGTTTGAATCTTCCGGCCCCGTCAACACGAGATGCCTCGTAGAGCTCTTTATCGATACCGGTAATTGCCGCCAGATAGATGATGGCGTTCCACCCGGTTTCTTTCCACAGATCGGATGCGGTTACAATTCCCCAGAAATACTTGCCCTGAGCCATAAACTGAATCGGTGTGTCGATTATATGCGTCCACATCAGCAGCTGATTGACAATCCCGCCATCGATCGAGAACATTTTGGATACAATACCCGCTACGACGACCCAGGATACAAAGTGGGGGAGATAGGAAACCGTCTGAACCGTTCTCTTGAAGGTGTTCCCCCGTAATTCATTCAACATGACAGCGAATACAATTGGAACTATGAAACCAAAGACCAGTCCCAGACCGCTCATTACCAAGGTGTTGCGAAGTACCAGATAGAACCTCTCATCATGGAACAGCCTTGTGAAGTTGTCGAACCCCACCCATTTTTGTTCCCCAAAAGATTTTGATGGCTTGTAGTTTTGAAAGGCCATCGTCCAGCCCCATAATGGCAAGTAACTGAAGATAAACACCCATATAACGAATGGAATTGACATCAGATACAAGTACTTCTGTTCAGCAAAGCTCTTCCACAATCCATTCGACTTCTTCTTGCGCGGGGTAGAGGAGTTTACGCTTTCATTGGCCGGTACATTCGACTCGGTTAGCGCTTCCACTTTCTACATCCCCCCTTCGTTATGATGTTTATATCATAGCTTAGCGGATGCGCTTTCAGTACCCGACAGATTTAACGTAAAACCCCATAAGAATTTGACATTCCCCTTATGGATTGCAGATTCGTTCAGTTCGTGTGATCCCCTGTTTCCGTAATGGAAAAGGTGATGCACGTCCCCTCACCTTCCCGGCTCTCAATATGAAGCCCGCGGTTCTCACCATAGTACAGTACCAGCCGCTGATGAACGTTCCGCAGACCGATCCGGCTTCTTGGCTCATCCTCAGCCTTCGAGATGACCTCCCTGATCTCGGCAAGTCTATCCTCCGACATGCCCGCTCCGTCATCCCGCACCATAACCTCGATATTCTCGTCCTTTAGGACGATATGAACATCAACCCGAACCGCGCCTTCCTTGTTCTCCAGGCCGTGAACCACCGAGTTCTCCACCAGCGGCTGTATGATGAGCGGAGGCATCACAATATCCATGCATTCAGGATCAACGGACAAGTCGTAATCCAGCCGGTCTTCGTAGCGGAATTTCTGAATTTCCAGGTAAGAACGGATCATCTCCACCTCATCCTTGATCGGCGCCATGTCGCGCCCGACCTCCAGATTCTTGCGCATCAGCTTGCCAAGAAGCCTTACGGTGTTGGCGATTTCCTTCTCGCCTTTGATATGGGCGTTCATGCGGATGGATTCCAGCGCATTGAACAGGAAGTGCGGATTGATCTGGCTCGCCATCATCTTGAATTTGATCTCCTTCTGGGCGAGCTCCAGCTTGCTGTTCCGCTCATTGCTCTCAATAACCCGCTCGATCAGCTGATTGATGCTGCCGACCATATAATTGAACTGGCGGGACAGCTGGCCGATTTCATCATTGCCATCGATATTCGAAATCACGTTGAAATTGCCGAGCGCCACCTGGTTTAGCTGGCGGCTCAGGCGAAGCAGACGGTTGGTCATCAGGAAGGAAATCGCGTTGACCATCGCAAGCGCTACCACGAGTACGCCAAGAATAATGATAAGTCCGAGCGTGCTGACCCTGTTGGCGTCTTTGACAATATCCTCGGTCGCAAATACGGATACAATTTTAAGCTTGCTGATGCTGTACAGCGGAGTCAGCTCGTTCACTATGACATAGGAATCGACGCCCTTTACCGTCGTCTTGATGACTTTCTCCCCCGATGTGCCCAGATCTGCGCCGATATCGAGCGAGTCCAGCGTTTGGCCGATCTGCTCCTGACTTTTGGCCGCGGCAATGTAGCCCTGTTCATCCACAACCAGCGTCTCGAATGGCTCCTGGTACAGCATCTGCTCCAGCCCTTCCGGCTTCATCTGCACCATCAGGATGCCTGTCCGGCGGAATTCCGGATAGGCTACGTGACGGACCAGGCTCAGCTTGTTGATCGAGCCCGCCGGGCTGTTGCTGTATACATCCTTATCGGGGATATACAGCCAATAGATCCCCTTATTCTTCATGACGGAGTTGAACCAGATGCTCGATTTGATATCGGCGTCCACCGGCGAAATCGACATATTATTCACCAGCGTGGGATTGTCGATAAAGAAGCGGATATTCGAAATCTCGCGATACTGCAAAATATACTTATCGAACACCTTGTAATTGTTATAAGCCTTCGTCAGCTCCAGAATATTGGCATAACGCGTATTGACAAGCTCGTTTAATTGCTGGTCAAAGACCAGCAGATTGGAAATATCCGTCGGCACGCGAAGCAGCGAAGACAGCTGGCTCTTGATCTTGGCGACATTGTTAGTAGCCTGATCGATCGCCCTGCCTAGCGCCTCGCTCCGGTAATAGCTTGTCAGGCTAATGCCGACGACCAGCACGGGCAGCATGACGAACAGACAATAGAACAGGATCAGCTTGTTCTTCAGCTTCATGTCATTGATGGCGCGAATCAGAGATTTGATCGTACTCACCCTTTCCTGGCAATTCAAGGTCCCTATAATAACACAAATATCGGAGAAAGAGATACCGGCAAAGAGAGCGCGCACCGGAAATCTATGGGCACCGTAAATATAGAAAAACAGACTCCCTTCGGCAGGAATGCCAAAGACAGCCTGTTCATGCGATAGAGAGGCGGAGTGGAAGCTGCGGAGGCCGGCTTTTACCGTGAGCGGCACGTGATACGCTCTTCGAGTCGGTCCGCCGGGACCCAGCCGGTCGGCCGCTCTTCCGGGCGGTTCACCGGGACCCGGCCGGTCATCCACTCTTTGGGGCGGTCCGGGACCCGGA includes these proteins:
- a CDS encoding carbohydrate ABC transporter permease; this encodes MNTKAFNMTKGERLFDVLLYVFLALVMIVTLYPFLNVLAISLNESVDTVRGGIYIWPRAWTLENYERIFSYTGLIQGFKISVLRTVFGTIVGLISSSMLAFTLSRQEFKARKAVSVFLAMTMYVSGGMVPVYILMRQLNLIGSFWVYILPGAVSAFNVFVIRSFMDGLPYALQESAKLDGANDFKIYYKIIMPLCKPVLATIALFLAVGQWNEWFSTYLYNGSKANLTTLQYELMKVLATTNQGGAMTNANDMAKQMANISPESIKMAITIVVTVPILLVYPFLQKYFVGGMTLGAVKA
- a CDS encoding ABC transporter permease; translation: MEALTESNVPANESVNSSTPRKKKSNGLWKSFAEQKYLYLMSIPFVIWVFIFSYLPLWGWTMAFQNYKPSKSFGEQKWVGFDNFTRLFHDERFYLVLRNTLVMSGLGLVFGFIVPIVFAVMLNELRGNTFKRTVQTVSYLPHFVSWVVVAGIVSKMFSIDGGIVNQLLMWTHIIDTPIQFMAQGKYFWGIVTASDLWKETGWNAIIYLAAITGIDKELYEASRVDGAGRFKQMFHITLPGIRSTVMVLLIMSIGHLIGIGFEKQFQLSNNLVTDYSEVLDIYALKYGIQIGHFSYGTAISMFTSVVSIILLLSANGLMKKFTKESIM
- a CDS encoding sensor histidine kinase, which encodes MDDRPGPGEPPGRAADRLGPGGPTRRAYHVPLTVKAGLRSFHSASLSHEQAVFGIPAEGSLFFYIYGAHRFPVRALFAGISFSDICVIIGTLNCQERVSTIKSLIRAINDMKLKNKLILFYCLFVMLPVLVVGISLTSYYRSEALGRAIDQATNNVAKIKSQLSSLLRVPTDISNLLVFDQQLNELVNTRYANILELTKAYNNYKVFDKYILQYREISNIRFFIDNPTLVNNMSISPVDADIKSSIWFNSVMKNKGIYWLYIPDKDVYSNSPAGSINKLSLVRHVAYPEFRRTGILMVQMKPEGLEQMLYQEPFETLVVDEQGYIAAAKSQEQIGQTLDSLDIGADLGTSGEKVIKTTVKGVDSYVIVNELTPLYSISKLKIVSVFATEDIVKDANRVSTLGLIIILGVLVVALAMVNAISFLMTNRLLRLSRQLNQVALGNFNVISNIDGNDEIGQLSRQFNYMVGSINQLIERVIESNERNSKLELAQKEIKFKMMASQINPHFLFNALESIRMNAHIKGEKEIANTVRLLGKLMRKNLEVGRDMAPIKDEVEMIRSYLEIQKFRYEDRLDYDLSVDPECMDIVMPPLIIQPLVENSVVHGLENKEGAVRVDVHIVLKDENIEVMVRDDGAGMSEDRLAEIREVISKAEDEPRSRIGLRNVHQRLVLYYGENRGLHIESREGEGTCITFSITETGDHTN